From the genome of Scylla paramamosain isolate STU-SP2022 chromosome 37, ASM3559412v1, whole genome shotgun sequence:
GTGGAAGCTGGAAGGGAGCAGTTTGAGGCAGAGGTGAGGTCTCTGCTGCCTGAGGTGAAGCTTGGGGAGACGAGTGACAAACTAACGCAGGACGAGCTGAATCTTCTCCTGGCACACGCTCATCGCAAGGTCCTCCATCTGCAGACCCAGCTGGCCCGCCTTCAGGTACTGGGCTGGGCTGCAGGGATGGGGAATGcataggggaagctgcaagaagccatcacacCTATCTTGGCAGTCCTTGTGTGGAATTGGGTTAGGATAAGATAGAGGGAGGTTTGGATAAGGAATGTGTAAGGAATTGATAGGAAGGAGAAACTGAGagattttttgtgtttattatgtattgaattttttttttgtggtgtgtttATATCATTCACTGAagctttttgtttgtttgtttatttactgcaGCTTACATGCATTACTCTCATTTATGCTGTTAGATATTGAGTGAAATTTTTGATATACCTTAACAAGCCTTAGTATTACTCCACATAGAGTAGATTGTGAGTTAGAGGTACATAGTGGTGTGTACAtggaagtaatggtggtggtggtggtggtgagtgaagtgagcACCATAATGGAGATAAAGAAGCAATAATAGAGGGATAGATAACATTAATGATGAAATAATCTGCTGTTTAGTGTgttttgatttgtgtgtgtgtgtgtgtgtgtgtgtgtgtgtgtgtgtgtgtgtgtgtgtgtgtgttcaacagTCAAGTAACATACCACTCTCACTTCTGTCTTCTCTCagtcttaatttcttctttctctgatgtGCAAAGAATGAGTCACGTTTTGTTACTAGATAATCAAGGCAGTTCTCCTAATGTTAGATATTCCTTCTAATAATCCTCTTTTGGGACTAGCATCTCCAGTGGGTCCCGtattttccttctgtcctttcGATCACCTTAGTCAGATTCACTAACATAAAAAGGACTTAGACtgagagaagcaaaaaaataattgaagtcCGTGACGTTTACTTGACTTCCGAAACTTGTACACACATAGCTGAGCACAGAAGAGAGTCAGCTGACTGTAGCCAAACATTGCATGCCTTCTaactcctcctgtctctctccctctgtgccTTCGCCATGCAACACTCCAGGCATCGCAGGAGGTGGGTGGGCTTATACATTACTACTAGCTTTAACAGGCTCTCTTTTGCCACTGATAATGCTTCACTCTTTGCCTGGTGATGATAGTTGTAATAgtcctcttgtttgttttgtttcctttgtgcTACAGGTGAGGCAATGTCGAGTAAGTCTGtttatttaataatttttaGAGTGGTTCGGTTGATGGTTGCCGCAGTAGATCTTCCTGTTTCCACCTTACTCTGTCCGCTGTCTTCTCTCGCTCCCGTCATCCATGTGTCATCTCTAAGTGGATTTATAAATgatcttgtctttctctctttctccacatgTCATCTGCTTGTCTTCTCCCAGTAAATCTCATTGGTTCTCCTCTCTTGCTCCTGTTCCTCTTGTTGTCGCCCACTTGTCTTCTCCCATTGCATCTGTATATCTtggtcctcctctcttcctctcttcctcctgctgttgcCCACTTGTCTTCCTCCAGCTTATCTATATATcttgcttcttctctcttcctctcttcctcctgctactgCCCACTTATCTTTCTCCAGCACATCTTTATATCTTggttcttctctcttcctctcttcctcctgctgtccTCCACTTGTCTTCCTTCCATGTAGCTGtgaatctttttttctcttcctccttctcatgttCCCCTCATCCCTCTTTAGGTCTTGGCCAAACCACCACCAAACGAAACTCCATTATAATAAACTGAaccataatttccttttttctcaacTGCCAAGCTTCCATTGCATGCTTTATTCACAATCcttacctcttcccttttcttcatcatcaccattcactCCTATCCTATCATTTTgcttctgtctcctcttctcacctctTGTTTACTGTCCACCCTCTCACCACTTGCTCCTCTGCACAGACAATGGAGCACGACCGGTTCAAAGAGGCATTGGCGAGGCAGCGGTCTGAAGATAGCCAGTTGCTGGAGGCCAAGGTAGAGACTGAGCTGGATAGGCAGAGGCAGCAGCTGGATGTGGAGTACAAGTAGGTGTTGTAAGATtaatccttttcttatacactcaaaattattcatcagttttgccttttttttttttttcatgcattttccaACTGTACATTGTAATCTTCATCTTTAATTTTGTCAGTGCATGTAAGAATAACAGCTTCACATTCACATCTTTGTCCTTGTGGTGCAGGAAGCGAGTGATAGACAtaaaggaggagctggagggagAGCTAAGGTCACAGTTGAAGAGGCAGGCAGCGGCTCACAGCGACCACCTGGCTGACGTCCTCtatgtgcaggaaaaggaacTGGAGAACAAGTAAGTTGGTCATCTGAATATGTCTACTTGTGTTTAGTTAGTTACAGTATATagagtcttttctctctctatctctctctttatttaattatttaattagttAGTCAGTTTGTTGGTTGgtcagtgaataaataaataataaataaataaatgcatttaATTTTGTGTGGCAGGTGGTCAAGCATCCTGCAGGACAAGGTGCAGACTGAGAAGGACACGTATCTATCCTCCCTAGCCAGGATCCAGGGCCAGCTGCAAGGACTCCAGGTCAGTGCACCCTCCTCACATTATTATCACAGTATTCCTTTCATTatgtgcctctcctcctctcacaccaTTATTGcagtgtttttcattatgtgtTGTTTATGTAGTATTGTGGTCCTTCATTAATGGCCTGCGTGTGCTGTGTGTCCGCAGAGTGCCCTGGCCCAGCGTGCCGATGTGGACAAGGCGGCACTCTCTGCTCGAGAACTCTGGCTTGCTTGCGAGTCTCTCAGGAAtgccctcaggtgtgtgtgtgtgtgtgtgtgtgtgtgtgtgtgtgtgtgtgtgtgtgtgtgtgtgtgtgtatatgagtgCATGTCTGTTTATTTAGCATAGATCACttttgtattttgggtgtttagaTTTCTATGCTGTCTGTGAATactctctggtgtgtgtgtgtgtgtgtgtacattgtaGTTTGTGCTTTATGTATTTTCTGATTTATACGTAACATTTGTTTCGTAATTTTATATTAATACATTAATTTTGACACTGGTCAAAAattatctttatctatctaggTTGTTCAGACTtccatgctgtgtgtgtgtgtgaggatcaTTGTTGGTGTCCAGTGTATGTTAATCTTGTCACTTCTCCACATCACCAGAAATTCAGGAGAGGGAGCCCCATCATGGGAGGAGCAATTGAAGCCTCTGCAGGACCACATCTCGGCCATCAGGAAGGCTActggtaaggagagagagagagagagagagagactgcatttACCATACCACAAAATCTTCCTCACACAAACATATATCTTCCTCTAATTCAACATTTTTAAGACCAATAAACTTGACCCCTCACATTCACACATACACTAACTAACCCATTCTTTCTGGACTGGCAGGGGGCGATGGCAACCCCTACGTGGAGGCTGTGCTGGCGTCCCTGGCGGAAGATGCTGTGGCCCGGGGCGTGTACCCTGAGGAAGCCCTGAGGGAACGCTTCATCAAGGTGGAACGAGTGTGCAAGCGAGTGGCCATGATTGGAGACAACGGTGGCTCACTCCTCAGGTAGGGACGAccttggggaggggagggggttatTATCTAAGGGGGGACTTAAAATATGCAAGATTTCACCCTATCGCTGCAATATCTGATACCTTACAAGATTAGAAGCAGCAGAATCGTACTAAACAATGATAAAGAACCATCAAAAGTCTTTATTCTTCTCACTggtctcctttcatctctcttctacTGTTAAGCCTTCATAATTATACATATAGTCCTCTGTTCTTCTTACATGCCCATAACACCTCATTTTATACCTCAGATTCACTTAAATAAATCAACTCTGTCTTTCTTGTGGGATTAATTAATGAGGAAAACTGTACCTGCAGGAAATATACAGACAAATTCATCTACATCTGGATTAGTCACCTCATTTTtggttttctgttttccttctcttgctgtGCTGACTCTTCTGCCTCCCATCGCCCTGCCAGGTACTTGTTGTCGTACATTCAGAGTTTCCTGGTGCTGGATGCCTTTGAGTACCTGCCAGGGAGTGAGGTGCGCAATgaagaggtggcggtggatgcccTCTCCACCTACGACATCCTCGCTCGAGCcaggtgagtgtgtttgtgtgtttgtcctttgatataatgtgattttttttactttttccattttatttcttttatctttattttttctttccttccttttctctccatcccacATGTCACCTCATGTTTCTTCAGATCATTGGGTAATCTTGTATATTGCATGACTACATCTTGATATCCTAAACATAAATtctctccttatccttccttttctcacctTCTGTCTACCTTCAGTACCTCCTTCTCTGTACAGTAAAAttcctctcatccggcattcgagtatccggcagcttcaggTATCCGGtacatttttccccaagccttaaaatcaataaaaaatcaatgtgtactcataaaatcgattaaaattcccgcacgaggcatactttgtcccctcgccaccagagtgcactgcttcgtgcaacccgcggcccactgcactgtgtttactcagtgactcagtcccgcgtgtgcactgtttatcgcctgacgccttcatcatgcctaaagttgtagaaaagaggaagcgtgttgtgcttacacttaagcagaaggtagacatttgttgacgattagagagaggtgaaagcagacagcaactaatggcggaatatggtgtgggctcatcaactatttatgacattaaatcccaaacgaaaaagttgtgggattacatgaaagccaccgacaccccaaaggcagcggaaaattgtcacacactgcagtatcatcgtggtgaaatgatggacaaagtgttatacgagtggttcagcttgaaaagatcagaaggagtcacaattacaggcccaatgctacaactgtgtgttggtgagtgtgaggtggcagtacgagtggcgacgcgcggcacagcgatcagctgatctttgttatggtaagatgcgtgagtgtagggtggtgattgtggacataatttcacttctattcaagtatctggcatgtcggcagtcccgctgatgccagataagagggattttactgtaccttccccttcaccacactctccctctcacatcaTGTGCTACATCTGCTTCAGGTATTGCTTGGAGAAGGACGACCTGTGCATGAGTGTGCGCTATATGAACCTGCTGCGAGGGGAGGCAAGGAACGTCGCATCCGGGTGGCTCAAGGAGGCAAGGCTTACACTGGAAACCCGCCAGGCAGCACATGCCCTCCTGGCACACGCTGCTGCCACGGCTGTACAGGCACTCTGAAAACCCAGGCATTTGTTATTAGATTAGGACCTCAGAAAATTTATGACCCACAATGctccctttattattttcattttttttccgaaCAAAGACTTCCATTGTCATGTTTCTCCACTGTCTTGAAGGTTGTGTGAGGCAGTCGGCTGTTGTTGCCCCATACAACCCTATCAAAATGACTTCTGGTGTACCTGGGGCTTGTTATCAGCATGGGGTCCTGGTATCAGCTTGTCAGGACCTCATCTAACAGTGAAAAGGCTTCCCTAGTCCTTTTCTCACCTCCACTCATGAAAACCCAAGGACAGATTGGCTCATACacttcactcctccactccttgtTCCTGCTCAATCTCCCAGAATCCCTCACCTCCCCATATCCtaatctccctcactccctcacctccccacatCTTAAGACTCGGGCAGTGTGTTAGTCTCTGAAGTCCTCCAGTCCGACACACCTCAGGGCCTCGGAGCACCCCAGGTTTCTGTGCTAATGTAGGTGCGATAGTGTCGATGGAGGGGTGTTTCTGGAGTGCCTGAGGGTGAGTGGTCATAGCATActtgtaagaaaataagggaagctgcaagaagccatcaatcAGTTTCTTTAGTTAAATGTACTTACCATACCTAATTGAACCAATTTCCCCATTCATTCAGTTTCGTCTTATCTTTAAAAGCTCCCTATCAACTTGGCGCTAATGACCTGGCCACCTAGTCCACTTAACTTGTGTATCTAAGCCACAACCATTTGCAGTGTTTAGTTACAGGTTTGGTTGTGTTGATGGAGTGATGTCTCTGGAGTGCTCTAGGGTGACTGTCCATCTTTGAGCCACACCTGCTTGTAATGCTTAACTGGAGGTGTGGCAGGTGTGAATAGAGCTTTTTGCTGCACTGCCTGGTTATTATACATGGTTCTGCCTGGtgcactcaaacacacacacaaacacacattcactAGCATGGTGGTAACATCCTTGCCTGTCTTTTTGGAAGGCTTATGTTCATATCTTAGTGAGTCTCCAATGTGGGATGTGTGAAAGGCCTCAGTGGAGCTCTAATCTCTGTCTAGGAAGGCACAGCTGGTGATCACAAGTCCAGCTGATTCTGTAGGTTATTTGTACACACAGGTCTTCAAGAATTAGTAAGACTTGGTTCATTTTCCTGCAAGTCCTAAGAATGTATGGGGTGTGTGTCTTATCTCTGCCTCATGTTTACTTCTCACTGTACACAAATTTGtcattgttattctctctctctctgtctctctttttctgtgcccctctctccacctcaaTGCAGATTTcactgtttatttatcattgctcttgttttccttgtcttgtATCTAAAGCATGTACTTTATAACCTTTTAAAAACCATGCATTCTCACTTCCTGGTATTATTACTCTGCTTTCGTCTCCAtatgtccttctctctgtatcctGCCAAGAGAAAAAACTCTACATTACACTGAAATAGGGAAACAGATCTCTGCCAGTAAAAGATTGATATTATTAACATTTTCCCTCCCCCATAATTCAAGATGCAccttcctcttacataaatCACTGGAGTGGGGTTAGATTCCTTTCTTGCACTGTGAAGGTATTGGAACCCACCTTTACGTACAGCATGCCTTTGAATCATTGCTggaaatcaaacacacacacagacacacgcacacacacacacatatttattggtatttctcttcattctaaTGTGATATGGGATGGGAGTCTGCATTTAAATTTAGTTATGCCAGGGAATTAATTGATGTTTTATCTGACCTATGTACTGGTTATGAATTCTTTACCTGGGGCTCTCGGGACTAGATGTGTTATGGATTTTTAATTTGCCGTGAATTCCGAAGTGATAGGCACACACATACGTATGTGTCTCTGCTCACGATGACTCGCTTTCTGGAAAATATACCTTGAGTTGGGAAATGTTTATATTGTAAAAATGGTTCGTTAAACATTTGTATAGTGTTAGTCATAatatttactgttttctttctcagtgaGGAGATAAAATGGATTGCAATGTTATGGTTATGAACGGAAGTATTTGAGTTTTCTCCCGTTCGTCACTTAAAAGTACATGTGGCAGTGAATATTTTTCCTGtccaggtgtttgtgtgtgtgtgtgcatcagaCTAATAACAGTGGTAGTCATAAACATCCAGATTTGCAGAGTTTGAGGT
Proteins encoded in this window:
- the LOC135091290 gene encoding MICOS complex subunit MIC60-like, translated to MLRISSRLRPNATFRVVRVGGGGQRFQSSQSRGGGVGNGLLVVAGSSTFVAGLMGYAAWSDDNRRKVERSIPGSRYVLSGLLGPLAEVAPVAEDQGLLKKKLDREKKKKPKEVEPTPAPAVEEVKPGDAVVESLTPPASSEEQTQQQEGSEAAPEHSTEPAPSQVTPEPSVPAVEEAPQVTTSTPVPEGELATPSLEERLASSEVSQDVENAALTQALQDLAHQAQKELTAALSAAEDAARVVQRHAEKAYQAIDSVQDKEQFEAVAELAVERNRLVEDANKRIVAAGEAVEKFREQVSEGQLSGLTKENPALIAAEETLVEMKYAVDRAKGMILEAERDSKVVSSYKELVEAGREQFEAEVRSLLPEVKLGETSDKLTQDELNLLLAHAHRKVLHLQTQLARLQASQETMEHDRFKEALARQRSEDSQLLEAKVETELDRQRQQLDVEYKKRVIDIKEELEGELRSQLKRQAAAHSDHLADVLYVQEKELENKWSSILQDKVQTEKDTYLSSLARIQGQLQGLQSALAQRADVDKAALSARELWLACESLRNALRNSGEGAPSWEEQLKPLQDHISAIRKATGGDGNPYVEAVLASLAEDAVARGVYPEEALRERFIKVERVCKRVAMIGDNGGSLLRYLLSYIQSFLVLDAFEYLPGSEVRNEEVAVDALSTYDILARARYCLEKDDLCMSVRYMNLLRGEARNVASGWLKEARLTLETRQAAHALLAHAAATAVQAL